A single region of the Mycobacterium lentiflavum genome encodes:
- a CDS encoding DUF4395 domain-containing protein: protein MSSINTSVQLDRVDVRGPRFAAWVTTAVLIATLLVSALSPPAAAIILGLQAVVFAIGALGGPRRHPYGRVFAIAVAPRLGPVKEREPVAPLKFAQLVGLVFAIVGTTGFAVGAPLVGVVATAFALVAAFLNAAFGICLGCQLYPLVVRLRPTAGPA from the coding sequence CAGCTGGACCGCGTCGACGTTCGCGGACCCAGATTCGCCGCCTGGGTCACCACCGCGGTCCTGATCGCCACGCTGCTCGTCTCGGCGCTGAGCCCGCCGGCGGCCGCGATCATCCTGGGTCTGCAGGCCGTGGTCTTCGCGATCGGTGCTCTCGGCGGCCCGCGCCGGCACCCCTACGGCCGGGTGTTCGCCATCGCGGTGGCACCCCGGCTGGGCCCGGTCAAGGAGCGCGAACCGGTGGCTCCCCTGAAGTTCGCCCAATTGGTCGGCCTGGTCTTCGCGATCGTCGGCACTACCGGATTCGCCGTCGGTGCGCCCCTGGTGGGCGTCGTCGCGACGGCCTTCGCTCTGGTGGCGGCATTCCTGAATGCGGCCTTTGGCATCTGCCTGGGCTGCCAGCTTTATCCGCTCGTGGTTCGCTTACGACCGACCGCCGGTCCGGCGTGA
- a CDS encoding sulfurtransferase yields the protein MARSDVLVSAEWAEKNLDTANVVFVEVDEDTSAYDGGHIAGAIRLDWRTDLQDPVKRDFVDAQQFSKLLSDRGIANDDTVVLYGGNNNWFAAYAYWYFKLYGHHDVKLLDGGRKKWELDGRPLTADTVSRPATSYTAAPPDNTIRAFRDEVIAAINTKNLVDVRSPDEFSGKILAPAHLPQEQSQRPGHIPGAINVPWSRAANEDGTFKSDEELAKLYADAGLDGTKETIAYCRIGERSSHTWFVLQELLGHKNVKNYDGSWTEYGSLVGAPIELGS from the coding sequence ATGGCACGCTCTGACGTCCTGGTCTCCGCCGAGTGGGCGGAGAAAAACCTCGACACGGCGAACGTCGTGTTCGTCGAGGTCGACGAGGACACCAGTGCCTACGACGGAGGCCACATCGCCGGTGCGATCAGGCTCGACTGGCGCACCGACCTGCAGGACCCCGTCAAGCGCGACTTCGTCGACGCCCAGCAGTTCTCGAAACTGCTGTCCGACCGCGGCATCGCCAACGACGACACCGTGGTGCTCTACGGCGGCAACAACAACTGGTTCGCCGCGTACGCCTACTGGTACTTCAAGCTGTACGGCCACCACGACGTCAAGCTGCTCGACGGCGGCCGCAAGAAGTGGGAGCTCGACGGACGCCCGCTGACCGCCGACACCGTCAGCCGGCCGGCCACCTCGTACACCGCCGCGCCGCCGGACAACACGATCCGGGCGTTCCGGGACGAGGTCATCGCGGCCATCAACACCAAAAACCTGGTCGACGTGCGCTCCCCCGACGAGTTCTCGGGAAAGATCCTGGCGCCCGCGCACCTGCCGCAGGAGCAAAGCCAGCGACCCGGACACATCCCGGGAGCGATTAACGTGCCGTGGAGCCGCGCCGCTAACGAGGACGGCACCTTCAAGTCGGACGAGGAGCTGGCCAAGCTGTACGCCGATGCCGGCCTGGACGGCACCAAGGAAACGATTGCCTACTGCCGAATCGGGGAACGTTCGTCGCACACCTGGTTCGTTCTGCAGGAATTACTCGGGCATAAGAACGTCAAGAACTACGACGGCAGTTGGACGGAATACGGCTCCCTGGTGGGCGCCCCGATCGAGTTGGGAAGCTGA
- a CDS encoding DUF1416 domain-containing protein has translation MCSAPRQGQTLPASVDLEKETVITGRVVDRDGQAVGGAFVRLLDSSDEFTAEVVASATGDFRFFAAPGAWTLRALSKAGNGDAVVAPSGAGIHEVDVKIA, from the coding sequence ATGTGCTCTGCACCTAGGCAAGGACAGACGTTGCCGGCCAGCGTCGACCTGGAGAAGGAAACCGTGATCACCGGCCGCGTCGTCGACCGCGACGGCCAGGCCGTCGGTGGCGCGTTTGTCCGCCTGCTGGACTCGTCTGACGAGTTCACGGCAGAGGTCGTGGCGTCGGCCACCGGCGACTTCCGGTTCTTCGCGGCACCGGGAGCGTGGACGCTGCGGGCGCTGTCCAAGGCGGGCAACGGCGACGCCGTCGTCGCGCCGTCGGGCGCCGGTATCCACGAGGTGGACGTCAAGATCGCATGA
- a CDS encoding FABP family protein: MAAAAERAKVTAARNIPAFDDLPVPPDTANLREGANLNDALLALLPLVGVWRGEGEGRGPDGDYRFGQQIVVSHDGGDYLNWEARSWRLDAGGNYQEPGLRETGFWRFVLDPDDPSESQAIELLLAHSSGYVELFYGRPRNQSSWELVTDALARSRSGVLVGGAKRLYGIVEGGDLAYVEERVDADGGLVPHLSARLSRFVG; encoded by the coding sequence ATGGCTGCCGCCGCCGAACGCGCCAAGGTGACCGCGGCCCGCAACATCCCCGCCTTCGACGATCTGCCGGTCCCGCCCGACACGGCGAACCTGCGCGAAGGCGCCAACCTCAACGACGCACTGCTCGCCTTGCTGCCGCTGGTCGGCGTGTGGCGCGGGGAGGGCGAGGGCCGGGGACCCGATGGCGACTACCGATTCGGGCAGCAGATCGTGGTCTCCCACGACGGCGGCGACTACCTGAATTGGGAAGCCAGATCCTGGCGCCTGGACGCCGGGGGAAATTACCAGGAGCCCGGCCTGCGCGAGACCGGCTTCTGGCGGTTCGTCCTCGACCCCGACGATCCGAGCGAATCCCAGGCCATCGAGCTGTTGCTCGCCCACTCGTCCGGTTACGTCGAACTCTTCTATGGGCGACCGCGCAACCAGTCGTCGTGGGAGCTGGTGACCGATGCCCTGGCCCGTAGCCGGTCGGGGGTTCTGGTCGGTGGCGCCAAGCGCCTCTACGGCATCGTCGAAGGCGGTGACCTCGCCTACGTGGAGGAGCGGGTGGACGCCGACGGCGGACTGGTCCCGCATCTGTCGGCCCGGCTGTCGCGATTCGTCGGCTAG
- a CDS encoding RyR domain-containing protein, protein MRPTRAPSPILRWAVTAVGLLMIAYLAVLDVRPSIDDSFPAWVGWFGRPGSMPTLAVVVVVLIWASVLNFRSGSHRVVGVSFTLIAALVPMTAILGLTSYWGCHDANHPALFTPLMATASLVKGGTGDFSVSGKTCPSPTPVGLELARIAALSAIFTGLGGAVVGVFRSQVDRMRANWAESVTAVVGIDSDTQSMLSAVARTLDRRSTLVVITGASDDRVQGARRQGARVVLVDFNNPSTLVSLRLWRRLSRLYLMAPDPALNLSWLDLISRRLSEIAHKQRLPLIVRMDDPWLAQAWRAQQFGGSDTRWAADVVGKYEVTAGRLLNSIMATGRTKHVFVCGTSQLTLALCADLTQRALERDFYTPPGAVALPALTLVERDAEDYLRDHEFHRQQAGFASEGPTIDAVAEAPTVPTMLKLIDEVDPATSAVIFVDVHAGTTAARLAARFPDMPIYASDLNTSITDDSIQVVGRLQSYSLVLDTQEGQVQDAWERAARLIHERYVATIDPSWTRGPASVPWAELNEFYRGSNRRQVRNALWMVEQIAGHTWNTWGSPPQQLSGSEMAELTPLEQLALMGFDHDSALQMAQAEHEDWCRYYRRNGWKYGSPRDDSRKIHNKLVDWSVVESDPELLNAAVRSLAGTLWSLRQLGFRSRPLWQSFTRVGTVAAEQRSAPWTWTSDSGHTMRADAGDWAISEDGKVWSVRDDIFRDTYEPAGDGQWQRTGRVQARPAYPGETIETLEGPTNAAEGDWVVRGANGEQWPVPGDEFTRRYAEYRPPEEAAAPDVGKG, encoded by the coding sequence ATGCGTCCCACGAGGGCACCCTCGCCCATCTTGCGCTGGGCGGTAACCGCGGTCGGCCTGCTGATGATCGCCTACCTGGCCGTGCTGGACGTGCGCCCCTCCATCGACGACTCTTTTCCAGCCTGGGTGGGGTGGTTCGGTCGGCCGGGATCGATGCCGACGCTCGCCGTCGTTGTCGTCGTGCTCATTTGGGCTTCCGTGCTGAATTTCCGCTCGGGTAGCCACCGGGTGGTGGGTGTTTCGTTCACCCTGATCGCAGCTCTGGTCCCGATGACGGCGATTCTCGGGCTGACGTCCTATTGGGGATGTCACGATGCCAACCATCCCGCCTTGTTCACACCCCTGATGGCGACGGCCAGTCTGGTCAAGGGCGGCACCGGGGACTTCTCGGTCAGTGGCAAAACCTGCCCGAGCCCCACGCCAGTCGGCCTGGAACTGGCCCGGATCGCCGCGCTGTCGGCGATTTTCACCGGGTTGGGCGGTGCCGTGGTCGGGGTCTTCCGATCCCAGGTGGACCGAATGCGCGCCAACTGGGCCGAATCCGTCACGGCGGTCGTCGGTATCGACAGTGATACCCAGTCGATGCTCAGCGCCGTCGCGCGCACCTTGGACCGACGCAGCACCCTGGTCGTCATCACGGGCGCCAGCGACGACCGTGTTCAGGGGGCCCGCCGCCAAGGCGCCCGGGTGGTGCTGGTGGACTTCAACAACCCGTCGACACTGGTGTCACTTCGGTTGTGGCGCCGCCTTTCTCGGCTCTACCTAATGGCACCGGACCCGGCGCTCAACCTGTCGTGGCTGGATCTGATCAGCCGCCGGCTCTCCGAAATCGCGCACAAGCAGCGGTTGCCGCTGATCGTGCGCATGGACGATCCCTGGCTGGCCCAGGCGTGGCGCGCCCAGCAGTTCGGCGGATCGGACACCCGATGGGCGGCCGACGTGGTCGGCAAATACGAGGTGACCGCGGGCCGGTTACTCAACAGCATCATGGCGACGGGGCGTACCAAGCATGTATTCGTCTGCGGCACTTCACAATTGACACTGGCACTGTGCGCGGACCTGACTCAACGCGCGCTGGAGCGCGACTTCTACACGCCGCCCGGCGCGGTCGCGTTGCCCGCGCTGACCCTCGTCGAAAGAGACGCCGAAGATTACCTGCGCGATCACGAGTTCCACCGCCAGCAAGCCGGATTCGCCTCGGAGGGCCCGACGATCGACGCGGTGGCCGAGGCTCCGACGGTACCGACCATGCTGAAGCTGATCGACGAAGTCGACCCTGCCACCAGCGCGGTCATCTTCGTCGACGTGCATGCCGGGACAACTGCGGCCAGGCTGGCCGCCCGCTTCCCCGACATGCCCATCTACGCCTCTGACCTGAACACCAGCATCACCGATGACTCGATCCAGGTCGTCGGCCGACTGCAGTCCTACTCGCTGGTGCTCGACACCCAAGAGGGCCAGGTTCAGGACGCGTGGGAGCGCGCAGCCCGGCTCATCCACGAGCGCTATGTCGCCACGATCGACCCGAGCTGGACGCGGGGGCCCGCATCGGTGCCGTGGGCCGAGCTCAACGAGTTCTACCGCGGGTCCAACCGGCGCCAGGTCCGCAACGCGTTATGGATGGTCGAACAGATCGCGGGGCATACCTGGAACACCTGGGGCAGCCCGCCACAGCAGCTGTCGGGCAGCGAGATGGCAGAGCTGACGCCACTGGAACAGCTTGCGCTGATGGGCTTCGACCACGACTCCGCGCTGCAGATGGCCCAGGCAGAGCACGAGGACTGGTGCCGCTACTACCGGCGCAACGGCTGGAAGTACGGCTCCCCACGCGACGACTCACGCAAGATCCACAACAAGCTCGTCGACTGGTCCGTGGTGGAAAGCGACCCGGAACTGCTCAACGCCGCGGTGCGCAGTCTGGCGGGCACGCTGTGGAGCCTGCGACAGCTGGGCTTCCGGTCGCGTCCGCTGTGGCAGTCCTTCACCCGGGTCGGGACGGTCGCGGCCGAACAACGAAGCGCGCCTTGGACTTGGACGTCGGACTCCGGACACACCATGCGCGCCGATGCGGGCGACTGGGCGATCTCCGAGGACGGCAAGGTCTGGTCGGTACGCGACGACATCTTCCGGGACACCTACGAGCCCGCGGGTGACGGGCAGTGGCAACGCACCGGGCGGGTACAAGCCCGCCCGGCGTATCCGGGCGAGACGATCGAGACGCTGGAGGGCCCTACAAATGCCGCCGAAGGCGACTGGGTCGTGCGCGGAGCCAACGGTGAACAATGGCCGGTTCCCGGTGACGAGTTCACCCGGCGCTACGCCGAATACCGGCCGCCCGAAGAAGCCGCTGCCCCAGACGTCGGCAAGGGCTAA
- a CDS encoding sensor domain-containing protein, with the protein MALFISYSSQDRSTVDSLTTALRRGQNQVWFDQELGGGDSWWAKILEQIRECEVFIVALSSNWLQSKPSQAELRYAQALGRPILPVRIGEVDSMRVNPLAALQIIDYREPTVDAGIQLVTAVHALRSKPVPLPDPLPPEPPVPFGYITRLGNTLAEKELSPQQQLQLLVELRSGFDEDGDDPSARGDIAQLLRMLRLRHDVTYRTRSEIDNVLAEIEAKDGSPGGAAKDAAPAAPTAAAPTGANAVTVPTAVSGGAAGGGSNKRLLIIGGAAVAVIAAIAIVVVMTTQSGKTKPAPKASNSNSAPTVANSGPSAQLDSYLLGPADVGAIVNDPNLVVSEKAAQLRNLRATLSIPDCKGAYEPIEETAYKGADGYVAVSGQAVHTGGENPAHRLYEAVAKFASPDAAAAFVRTTADKWKACAGQSVTVDFNGKSAAWKFGEVTGTVPRIYQERTEADGTRVCHHALHAASSVVVDLLLCGPDAETGQAGKLAGQIAARVSQ; encoded by the coding sequence ATGGCGCTGTTTATCAGCTACTCGAGCCAAGATCGGTCGACGGTCGACTCCCTGACCACCGCCCTTCGGCGCGGGCAGAACCAGGTGTGGTTCGACCAAGAGCTCGGCGGCGGCGACTCGTGGTGGGCCAAGATCCTCGAGCAGATCCGCGAGTGTGAAGTGTTCATCGTCGCGTTGTCGAGCAACTGGCTGCAATCCAAGCCGAGCCAGGCGGAGCTACGCTACGCCCAGGCCCTGGGTCGCCCGATCCTTCCGGTGCGCATCGGTGAAGTCGACAGCATGCGCGTGAATCCCCTTGCCGCATTGCAGATCATCGACTACCGCGAACCGACGGTGGACGCCGGCATCCAGTTGGTCACCGCCGTGCACGCGCTTCGCAGCAAGCCCGTGCCGTTGCCCGACCCGCTGCCCCCCGAGCCCCCGGTGCCGTTCGGCTACATCACCCGGCTGGGGAACACCCTGGCCGAAAAGGAGCTGAGCCCGCAGCAGCAGCTGCAGCTGTTGGTCGAGCTACGGTCCGGGTTCGACGAGGACGGCGACGACCCCAGTGCCCGCGGCGACATCGCGCAGCTGCTGCGCATGCTGCGCCTGCGACACGACGTCACGTACCGCACCCGAAGCGAAATCGACAACGTGCTGGCCGAAATCGAGGCCAAGGACGGTTCGCCCGGGGGCGCCGCCAAGGACGCGGCTCCCGCGGCTCCGACCGCGGCCGCGCCGACCGGCGCGAACGCGGTCACCGTCCCGACCGCGGTGAGCGGCGGCGCGGCCGGCGGCGGGTCGAACAAACGGCTGCTGATCATCGGCGGCGCCGCAGTCGCGGTCATCGCCGCGATCGCGATCGTCGTGGTGATGACCACGCAGAGCGGCAAGACGAAACCGGCTCCGAAGGCATCGAACTCGAACTCGGCACCGACGGTGGCGAATTCGGGTCCGTCCGCGCAGCTGGACTCGTATCTGCTGGGACCCGCCGATGTCGGCGCAATCGTGAACGATCCGAACCTCGTGGTCTCCGAAAAAGCGGCGCAGCTGCGCAACTTGAGGGCGACGCTGTCAATCCCGGATTGCAAGGGCGCCTACGAGCCCATCGAAGAAACGGCCTACAAGGGCGCCGACGGCTACGTCGCGGTGAGCGGCCAAGCCGTGCACACCGGTGGCGAAAATCCGGCGCACCGCCTCTATGAGGCGGTAGCGAAATTCGCGTCGCCCGACGCGGCCGCGGCGTTCGTGCGGACAACCGCGGACAAGTGGAAAGCCTGCGCCGGACAATCGGTCACCGTCGACTTCAACGGAAAATCCGCGGCGTGGAAGTTCGGGGAAGTCACCGGAACGGTGCCGAGGATCTATCAGGAGCGCACCGAGGCGGATGGCACCCGCGTCTGCCACCACGCCCTGCACGCGGCGTCCAGCGTGGTCGTCGACTTGTTGCTGTGCGGCCCCGACGCCGAGACCGGCCAAGCGGGCAAACTCGCCGGGCAGATCGCAGCGCGGGTGAGCCAGTAG
- a CDS encoding aminodeoxychorismate lyase — MIVTLDGEIHPPGTPILYADDLAAVRGDGAFETLLVRDGGACLVGPHLQRLTQSAKFMDLPQPDLPKWRRAIDIATREWVAGSAAEAALRLIYSRGRESGSGPTAYVMVSAVPERVAVVRHNGVAAITLDRGVPATGVGEMPWLLAGAKTLSYAVNMAALRHAAQRGAGDVIFVSSDGYILEGPRSTVVIATDSDSGPDSNPCLLTPPPWYPILRGTTQQALFEVARSKGYDCDYRALRVADLHAAQGIWLVSSMTLAARVHTLDGRPLGRSPMTEDFAQLVDAAIVCDR; from the coding sequence GTGATAGTCACCCTCGACGGCGAGATACATCCGCCCGGCACCCCGATCCTGTACGCCGACGATCTCGCGGCCGTCCGCGGTGACGGTGCCTTCGAGACCCTCTTGGTCCGCGACGGCGGCGCCTGCCTGGTTGGGCCGCATCTGCAGCGCCTGACCCAATCGGCCAAATTCATGGACCTGCCCCAGCCGGACTTGCCGAAGTGGCGGCGCGCGATCGACATCGCCACCCGGGAGTGGGTGGCCGGCTCGGCTGCCGAAGCCGCGTTGCGGTTGATCTACAGCCGGGGTCGCGAGAGTGGTTCGGGGCCCACTGCGTACGTGATGGTCAGCGCGGTCCCGGAAAGGGTTGCCGTGGTTCGCCACAATGGGGTGGCGGCGATCACGCTGGACCGGGGAGTACCCGCGACCGGTGTCGGCGAGATGCCCTGGTTGTTGGCTGGTGCGAAAACCCTGTCGTACGCGGTGAATATGGCCGCCCTGCGCCACGCCGCCCAGCGGGGCGCCGGCGACGTGATTTTCGTCAGCTCCGACGGCTACATCCTGGAGGGCCCGCGTTCGACGGTGGTGATCGCCACCGATTCCGATTCGGGCCCGGACAGCAATCCGTGCCTGCTGACGCCGCCGCCCTGGTATCCGATTTTGCGCGGCACCACGCAGCAGGCGCTGTTCGAGGTGGCGCGCAGTAAAGGCTACGATTGCGACTATCGGGCGCTTCGAGTCGCGGATTTGCATGCCGCCCAAGGGATCTGGTTGGTATCCAGCATGACCCTGGCCGCTCGCGTGCACACGCTCGACGGTCGTCCGCTGGGTCGATCGCCGATGACGGAGGACTTCGCCCAGCTGGTCGACGCGGCGATCGTCTGTGATCGCTGA
- a CDS encoding YgfZ/GcvT domain-containing protein has protein sequence MTAVPAPDSGPDAGAIWHYGDPLSEQRAAETDAVLVDRSHRAVLTLTGADRQSWLHNISTQHVSELADGASTQNLSLDGQGRVEDHWLQTELGGVTYLDTEPWRGEPLLGYLSKMVFWSDVTPAAADMAVLSVIGPRLSDRAVLDVLGLDALPDELVAIPLASGGFVRRMPASGAGQIELDLLVPRADSADWQSRFTRAGVRPAGVWAYEAHRVAAVRPRLGVDTDERTIPHEVRWIGGPGAGAVHLDKGCYRGQETVARVHNLGKPPRMLVLLHLDGSVDRPSTGDPVLAGGRAVGRLGTVVDHVDLGPIALALVKRGIPADTELTTGAEGSVAAVIDADSLPPSEQIGAGRLAVERLRGGTR, from the coding sequence ATGACTGCAGTACCCGCCCCCGATTCCGGGCCCGACGCCGGCGCGATCTGGCACTACGGCGACCCACTCAGCGAGCAGCGCGCGGCCGAGACCGATGCCGTGCTGGTGGACCGCTCGCATCGCGCGGTGCTCACCCTGACCGGCGCGGACCGGCAGAGCTGGCTGCACAACATCTCGACCCAGCACGTCAGCGAACTTGCCGACGGGGCCAGTACGCAGAACCTCAGCCTGGACGGGCAGGGCCGGGTCGAGGACCACTGGCTGCAGACCGAGCTCGGCGGCGTCACCTACCTCGACACCGAACCGTGGCGCGGCGAACCGTTGCTGGGTTACCTGAGCAAGATGGTGTTCTGGTCGGACGTCACCCCGGCGGCGGCCGACATGGCGGTGTTGTCAGTGATCGGACCCCGGCTGTCGGACCGCGCGGTGCTGGACGTGCTCGGCCTGGACGCCCTGCCCGACGAGCTGGTCGCCATTCCGCTCGCCAGCGGTGGCTTTGTGCGGCGGATGCCCGCGTCGGGGGCCGGCCAGATCGAACTCGACCTGTTGGTGCCGCGCGCCGATTCGGCTGACTGGCAAAGCCGCTTCACACGGGCCGGCGTGCGTCCGGCCGGGGTGTGGGCCTATGAAGCCCATCGGGTCGCGGCGGTCCGCCCGCGCCTCGGCGTCGACACCGATGAACGCACGATTCCGCACGAGGTGCGCTGGATCGGTGGTCCCGGCGCGGGGGCGGTCCATCTGGACAAGGGCTGCTATCGCGGGCAAGAAACCGTCGCCCGAGTCCACAACCTGGGCAAACCACCCCGGATGCTGGTGCTGTTGCACCTGGACGGCTCCGTGGACCGGCCGTCGACCGGCGACCCGGTGCTGGCGGGCGGGCGCGCGGTGGGACGACTGGGCACCGTCGTCGACCACGTGGATCTGGGCCCGATCGCGCTGGCGTTGGTCAAGCGCGGGATACCGGCCGACACCGAACTGACGACCGGTGCGGAGGGCTCGGTGGCGGCGGTTATCGACGCCGATTCGCTGCCACCGAGCGAACAGATCGGCGCGGGACGGCTTGCCGTCGAGCGGTTGCGGGGCGGGACAAGATAA
- a CDS encoding DUF3073 domain-containing protein, producing MGRGRAKAKQTKVARELKYSSPQTDFDRLQRELAGTGADESGDLDGADESWDREEDWRR from the coding sequence ATGGGCCGCGGCCGGGCTAAGGCAAAGCAGACCAAGGTTGCTCGAGAACTTAAATACAGCTCCCCGCAGACCGACTTCGATCGGCTTCAGCGCGAGCTGGCGGGGACCGGTGCGGACGAATCCGGCGACCTAGATGGCGCCGACGAATCTTGGGATCGCGAAGAAGACTGGCGCCGATAA
- the purM gene encoding phosphoribosylformylglycinamidine cyclo-ligase encodes MTDPGKSPGDEPGSQGITYASAGVDIEAGDRAVDLFKPLAAKATRPEVLGGLGGFAGLFALRGDYREPVLAASSDGVGTKLAVAQAMDKHDTVGLDLVAMVVDDLVVCGAEPLFLQDYIAVGRTVPERVAAIVGGIAEGCVRAGCALLGGETAEHPGLMEPDHYDISATGVGVVEADDILGPDRVKPGDVIIAMGSSGLHSNGYSLARSVLLEIDRMNLAGYVEEFGRTLGEELLEPTRIYAKDCLALAAETHVRTFCHVTGGGLAGNLQRVIPHGLTAEVDRGTWTPAPVFAMIAQRGRIVREEMEKTFNMGVGMIAVVAPEDTDRALAILTARHLDCWVLGTICKGGKEGPRAKLVGQHPRF; translated from the coding sequence ATGACGGATCCCGGAAAAAGCCCCGGAGATGAACCGGGCAGCCAGGGCATTACCTACGCATCGGCCGGGGTGGATATCGAAGCCGGTGACCGCGCGGTCGATCTGTTCAAGCCGCTGGCTGCGAAAGCCACCAGGCCCGAGGTGCTTGGCGGGCTGGGCGGATTCGCCGGATTGTTCGCGCTGCGTGGCGATTACCGCGAACCGGTGCTCGCGGCCTCCAGCGACGGCGTCGGCACCAAGCTGGCGGTCGCGCAGGCGATGGATAAGCACGACACGGTCGGCCTCGACCTGGTAGCCATGGTGGTCGATGACCTGGTTGTTTGCGGCGCCGAGCCATTGTTCCTGCAGGACTACATCGCCGTCGGCCGCACCGTGCCCGAACGGGTGGCAGCCATCGTCGGCGGTATCGCCGAGGGATGCGTGCGGGCCGGGTGCGCGCTGCTGGGCGGGGAGACCGCCGAACACCCCGGCTTGATGGAACCGGATCACTACGACATCTCAGCCACCGGGGTCGGCGTCGTCGAGGCCGACGACATCCTGGGGCCCGACCGGGTCAAGCCCGGCGACGTCATCATCGCGATGGGGTCCTCCGGATTGCATTCCAACGGATATTCCCTGGCTCGCAGTGTCCTACTCGAGATCGACCGGATGAACCTGGCCGGCTACGTCGAAGAGTTCGGTCGCACGCTGGGTGAAGAGTTGCTGGAGCCCACCCGGATCTACGCCAAGGACTGCCTGGCGCTGGCCGCCGAAACCCACGTGCGCACGTTCTGCCATGTCACCGGTGGTGGACTGGCGGGCAACCTGCAGCGGGTGATCCCGCACGGGTTGACCGCCGAGGTCGACCGTGGCACTTGGACGCCCGCGCCGGTATTCGCGATGATCGCCCAGCGCGGCCGCATTGTCCGCGAGGAGATGGAGAAGACCTTCAACATGGGTGTCGGCATGATCGCCGTCGTCGCACCCGAGGACACCGACCGCGCCCTCGCGATTTTGACCGCACGCCATCTGGACTGCTGGGTGTTAGGGACGATCTGCAAAGGCGGAAAAGAAGGTCCGCGCGCGAAACTCGTTGGGCAGCATCCGAGATTTTAA